A stretch of Mycobacterium sp. ITM-2016-00316 DNA encodes these proteins:
- the cydD gene encoding thiol reductant ABC exporter subunit CydD, whose translation MRRYLAAAVLYGAVISAATIAGACVLARVVAGVITDPGTRALGHWTTELTLLAGVWAARVVAQRLQAGLSQRAATAAIGELSTNVLRAVTALPPQRLQEVRDEATVVVTRGLDGLRPYFTGYLPAVISAGILTPATVVVLAVTDLQAAAVVAVALPLIPLFMVLIGRLTADRSAAALTAMTTLQSRLLDLVAGIPTLRALGRASGPAHRISELSAAHRRSAMETLRIAFLSAAVLELIATLGVALVAVNVGLRLVFGEMTLVAALTALLLAPEVFWPLRRVGVQFHAAQDGKAAAGAALKLLDAQPRHRTGIRVPAAAHIGIGLQGLSVAGRDGLAPEDLSATMAPGRVTVLTGPNGAGKSTAVAAILGLTEPTSGRVLIDGVDIADVDLAHWWRRVSWLPQRPALLPGTVRSNLEMFGPLADIDAACRAAAFDEVLATLPDGLDEVIGRGGTGLSLGQRQRLGLARALGSDAPVLLLDEPTAHLDGDAEARVLSAISARAAAGATVVVVGHRGPVLAIGDDVVRLDGAHVSP comes from the coding sequence ATGCGCCGCTACCTCGCCGCGGCGGTGCTGTACGGCGCGGTGATCAGCGCGGCCACCATCGCGGGCGCGTGCGTGCTGGCCCGGGTGGTCGCGGGGGTCATCACCGACCCCGGCACCCGCGCGCTCGGGCACTGGACCACCGAGCTGACGCTGCTGGCCGGTGTGTGGGCGGCGCGGGTTGTCGCACAACGCCTTCAGGCCGGCCTGAGCCAGCGAGCGGCCACCGCGGCAATCGGAGAGCTGTCCACGAACGTACTGCGTGCGGTGACCGCGCTGCCGCCGCAGCGATTGCAGGAGGTGCGCGACGAGGCCACCGTCGTGGTCACCCGTGGCCTGGACGGGCTACGGCCGTACTTCACCGGCTACCTGCCCGCGGTCATCTCGGCCGGGATTCTCACCCCCGCAACCGTCGTGGTGCTCGCCGTCACCGATCTGCAGGCTGCCGCTGTGGTGGCCGTCGCCCTGCCGCTCATCCCGTTGTTCATGGTGCTCATCGGGCGTCTGACGGCCGACCGGTCTGCCGCTGCGCTGACCGCCATGACCACCCTGCAGTCCCGGTTGCTGGACCTCGTCGCCGGGATACCGACCCTGCGGGCGCTAGGCCGGGCATCCGGGCCCGCGCACCGTATCTCGGAACTGAGTGCCGCACACCGTCGGTCGGCGATGGAAACACTGCGCATCGCCTTCCTGTCGGCGGCGGTGCTCGAGCTGATCGCCACCCTCGGTGTCGCCCTGGTCGCGGTCAATGTGGGCCTGCGGCTGGTGTTCGGCGAGATGACGCTCGTCGCGGCGCTGACGGCGCTGCTGCTGGCCCCGGAGGTCTTCTGGCCGTTGCGTAGGGTCGGCGTGCAGTTCCACGCCGCTCAGGACGGCAAGGCGGCCGCCGGCGCCGCCCTGAAACTGCTCGACGCCCAACCCCGGCACCGCACCGGGATCCGGGTGCCGGCCGCCGCGCATATCGGGATCGGTCTGCAGGGGCTGTCGGTCGCCGGGCGGGACGGCCTGGCACCCGAGGACCTGAGCGCCACCATGGCGCCCGGCCGCGTCACCGTGCTCACCGGACCCAACGGCGCCGGGAAGAGCACCGCGGTGGCCGCCATCCTGGGGTTGACCGAACCCACCTCGGGCCGGGTGCTGATCGACGGTGTCGACATCGCCGATGTCGATCTGGCGCACTGGTGGCGCCGCGTCTCGTGGCTCCCGCAGCGCCCGGCGTTGCTGCCGGGCACCGTACGCAGCAATCTGGAGATGTTCGGCCCGTTGGCCGATATCGACGCTGCCTGCCGGGCGGCGGCGTTCGACGAGGTGCTGGCCACCCTGCCCGACGGCCTCGACGAGGTCATCGGGCGCGGCGGCACCGGACTGTCCCTGGGGCAACGCCAGCGTCTCGGGCTGGCGCGGGCGCTGGGGTCCGACGCGCCGGTGCTGCTCCTCGACGAGCCGACCGCGCACCTCGACGGTGACGCGGAAGCACGTGTGCTGTCGGCGATCTCCGCCCGGGCCGCGGCCGGTGCGACCGTCGTGGTGGTCGGCCACCGCGGACCGGTCCTCGCCATCGGCGACGATGTCGTGCGACTGGACGGTGCACATGTCTCTCCGTGA
- a CDS encoding ATP-binding cassette domain-containing protein has translation MSLREVWLLLQPRAARLLLAVLFGTLALGSALALATVAAWLITRAWQMPPVLDLTVAVVAVRALGISRGVFSYCERLAIHDTALRAAGTTRVGLYRRLIEVPPETALRWHSGDLVARVGASVDDLADVLVRAILPMAVATVLSGAAVIIIAVISPPAAAILAVSLLLAGVAAPWLSARAAAATEALAARHHSARDTATVQALEHAAELRVSGRLDEVIAESAREHHDLGRAQDRAAAPAASASAVSTAAVGISVLGAVIVGIMIAGHTSPMSLAILMLVPLSAFEATAALPAAAAQLVRSRIAARRLTDLTAPVSPTRHRPEIGQVNLSPGDRLAVLGPSGCGKTTLLMSIAAGYPESPLTAAFFAEDAHLFDTTVRDNLLVGRGDATDEQLTTALHDVGLGGWLAGLPDGLSTMLTGGAAAVSAGQRRRLLLARALISDFPILLLDEPTEHLDAADSDRLITELLAPGGLLAADRTVVVATHHLPAELDCPAIRLGSERGPAR, from the coding sequence ATGTCTCTCCGTGAGGTGTGGCTGCTCCTGCAGCCCCGCGCCGCGCGCCTGTTGCTCGCGGTGCTGTTCGGCACCCTCGCGCTCGGCAGCGCGCTGGCGCTGGCCACCGTCGCGGCCTGGCTGATCACCCGAGCCTGGCAGATGCCGCCGGTGCTCGACCTGACGGTGGCCGTCGTGGCGGTCCGGGCACTCGGCATCTCCCGCGGGGTGTTCAGTTACTGCGAGCGACTTGCCATCCACGACACCGCATTACGCGCCGCGGGTACCACCCGGGTCGGCCTGTACCGCAGGCTGATCGAGGTGCCTCCCGAGACCGCGCTGCGTTGGCACAGCGGCGATCTGGTGGCCCGGGTCGGCGCCTCGGTCGACGACCTCGCCGATGTCCTGGTGCGCGCCATCCTGCCGATGGCCGTGGCCACCGTGCTCTCCGGCGCGGCGGTCATCATCATCGCGGTCATCTCACCGCCGGCGGCGGCGATCCTGGCGGTGAGTCTGCTGCTGGCCGGCGTGGCCGCACCGTGGCTGTCGGCGCGGGCCGCTGCCGCCACCGAAGCGCTGGCCGCCCGACACCACAGCGCCCGCGACACGGCGACCGTGCAGGCGCTGGAGCATGCGGCCGAACTACGGGTGTCGGGTCGCCTCGATGAGGTGATCGCCGAATCTGCCCGGGAACACCACGATCTGGGGCGCGCTCAGGACCGCGCGGCGGCGCCCGCCGCGTCCGCGAGCGCGGTGTCCACGGCTGCGGTCGGGATTTCGGTGCTCGGTGCCGTCATCGTCGGGATCATGATTGCCGGGCACACCAGCCCGATGTCGCTGGCCATCTTGATGCTGGTGCCGTTGTCGGCGTTCGAGGCAACCGCGGCGCTGCCCGCAGCCGCCGCCCAACTGGTGCGCTCCCGGATCGCCGCCCGCAGGCTCACCGACCTGACCGCGCCGGTGTCGCCCACCCGGCACCGGCCCGAAATCGGCCAGGTGAACCTGTCCCCCGGTGACCGGCTTGCCGTGCTCGGCCCGAGCGGATGCGGGAAGACCACCCTTCTGATGTCCATCGCCGCCGGCTACCCCGAGAGCCCGTTGACCGCAGCGTTCTTCGCCGAGGATGCACACCTGTTCGACACCACGGTGCGGGACAACCTGCTGGTGGGACGCGGCGACGCCACCGACGAGCAGCTGACCACGGCGCTGCACGATGTCGGGCTGGGCGGGTGGCTGGCCGGGTTGCCCGACGGGCTGTCGACCATGCTGACGGGCGGAGCCGCCGCCGTCTCGGCCGGGCAGCGCCGGCGCCTGCTGCTGGCCAGAGCGCTCATCTCGGACTTCCCGATCCTGCTGCTCGACGAGCCGACCGAGCATCTCGACGCCGCCGACAGCGATCGCCTCATCACCGAGTTGCTCGCCCCGGGAGGCTTGCTGGCCGCCGACCGGACCGTCGTCGTCGCCACCCATCATCTGCCCGCCGAACTGGATTGCCCGGCGATCCGGCTCGGCTCGGAGAGAGGCCCAGCCCGGTAG
- a CDS encoding DUF4190 domain-containing protein, protein MSSPGPYPAPHAPYPAQYPPYPGHPPMGPRNQLGTWALGLAVLALLFSWSIVGGVVGGAIAVVLGFAGRGRATRGAADNGPIANAGIGLGALAVIVGVAFVPVWIGFFTEAGMGDYVRCMEQAGADRTAQGQCENTFRERVEREYGLSGG, encoded by the coding sequence ATGAGCTCCCCAGGGCCGTACCCCGCGCCGCACGCGCCCTATCCCGCGCAATATCCGCCGTACCCCGGCCATCCGCCGATGGGACCCCGCAACCAGCTGGGCACCTGGGCACTGGGGCTGGCCGTGCTGGCGCTGCTGTTCTCGTGGAGCATCGTCGGCGGTGTCGTCGGCGGCGCGATCGCGGTGGTGCTGGGATTCGCCGGGCGTGGCCGGGCGACGCGCGGTGCGGCCGACAACGGCCCCATCGCGAACGCCGGGATCGGTTTGGGCGCACTGGCCGTCATCGTCGGGGTGGCCTTCGTCCCGGTCTGGATCGGCTTCTTCACCGAGGCCGGCATGGGCGACTACGTCAGGTGCATGGAGCAGGCCGGCGCCGACCGCACCGCACAGGGACAGTGCGAGAACACCTTCCGCGAGCGGGTCGAGCGGGAATACGGTCTCTCCGGCGGCTAA
- a CDS encoding acyl-CoA thioesterase II yields MSAEHLQELLTVLDLTRVGEDAFTGTHPSRNPVRTFGGQMMAQAFVAASRTVPDNLPPSTLSMHFIAGGDTEKDLEFEVVRLRDERRFTNRRVDVTQDGALLGTALVSHLAGGRGLEHNIAAPQVPAPDSLPTIDELLVGYEETVPHFVSALRPIQWRYTNDPAWVMRDKGGQLDHNRVWLTADGPMPDDPVLHAGALVYSSDTTVLDSIITTHGLSWGYDRIFAVTMNHTVWFHRPIRFDEWVLYSTSSPVAAASRGLGGGHFFNERGEALATVMQEGIVKYFPAR; encoded by the coding sequence TTGTCGGCGGAGCATCTGCAGGAACTGCTGACGGTTCTCGATCTCACCCGGGTCGGCGAGGATGCGTTCACCGGCACGCATCCGAGCCGCAACCCGGTACGCACCTTCGGTGGGCAGATGATGGCGCAGGCCTTCGTGGCCGCGAGTCGCACGGTGCCCGACAACCTGCCGCCGAGCACGTTGTCGATGCATTTCATCGCCGGTGGCGACACCGAGAAAGACCTCGAGTTCGAGGTCGTTCGCCTGCGCGACGAACGGCGGTTCACCAATCGCAGGGTGGACGTCACCCAGGACGGCGCGCTGCTGGGCACCGCGCTGGTCTCGCATCTTGCCGGTGGCCGTGGGCTGGAGCACAACATCGCCGCACCCCAGGTACCCGCCCCGGACTCGCTGCCCACCATCGATGAACTCCTGGTGGGCTACGAGGAGACGGTGCCGCATTTCGTCAGTGCGCTGCGGCCCATTCAGTGGCGCTACACCAATGACCCGGCCTGGGTGATGCGGGACAAGGGCGGTCAACTCGACCACAACCGGGTGTGGCTGACCGCCGACGGCCCGATGCCCGATGACCCGGTGCTGCACGCCGGCGCCCTGGTCTACTCCTCGGACACCACGGTGCTCGATTCGATCATCACCACGCACGGCCTGTCCTGGGGTTACGACCGGATTTTCGCGGTGACCATGAACCACACGGTGTGGTTTCACCGACCGATCCGCTTCGACGAGTGGGTGCTGTACTCGACGTCGTCGCCGGTGGCTGCCGCCTCGCGCGGACTGGGCGGCGGACACTTCTTCAATGAGCGCGGCGAGGCGCTGGCGACGGTGATGCAGGAAGGGATCGTCAAGTATTTCCCGGCGCGTTAG
- the pyk gene encoding pyruvate kinase: MNRRGKIVCTLGPATSTDESVRALVEAGMDVARLNFSHGDYADHEESYRRVRAASDSTGRAVGILADLQGPKIRLGRFADGPTVWKNGETIRITVEDCVGTHDRVSTTYKRLAKDATPGDRVLVDDGNVGLVVEHIDGDDVVCTVTEGGKVSNNKGMSLPGMNVSAPALSEKDIEDLEFALRLGVDLVALSFVRSPADVELVHEVMDRVGRRVPVIAKMEKPEAIENLEAIVLAFDAIMVARGDLGVELPLEEVPLVQKRAIQMARENAKPVIVATQMLESMIENSRPTRAEASDVANAVLDGADAVMLSGETSVGKFALEAVRTMGRILSAVEGNSTEAPPLTHVPRTKRGVISYAARDIGERLEAKALVAFTQSGDTVRRLARLHTPLPLLAFTALPEVRSQLALTWGTETFIVPHIDTTDGMIRQVDQSLLDLGRYKRGDLVVIVAGAPPGTVGSTNLIHVHRIGEDDH, translated from the coding sequence GTGAATAGACGCGGAAAGATCGTCTGTACCCTCGGCCCGGCAACCTCCACCGATGAGTCGGTACGTGCCCTGGTCGAGGCGGGCATGGACGTCGCACGACTGAACTTCAGCCACGGCGACTACGCCGACCACGAGGAGTCCTACCGGCGGGTCCGGGCGGCCTCCGATTCCACTGGTCGGGCCGTCGGCATCCTCGCTGACCTGCAGGGACCCAAGATCCGGCTGGGGCGCTTCGCCGACGGCCCCACGGTGTGGAAGAACGGTGAGACCATCCGTATCACCGTCGAGGACTGCGTGGGCACCCACGACCGGGTGAGCACCACCTACAAGCGACTGGCCAAGGACGCCACGCCCGGCGACCGTGTCCTGGTCGACGACGGCAACGTCGGTCTCGTCGTCGAACACATCGACGGTGACGACGTTGTGTGCACCGTCACCGAGGGCGGCAAGGTCAGTAACAACAAGGGCATGTCGCTGCCCGGGATGAACGTCTCGGCGCCCGCGCTGTCGGAGAAGGACATCGAGGACCTGGAATTCGCGCTGCGGCTCGGCGTCGACCTGGTGGCGCTCTCGTTCGTGCGCTCGCCCGCCGATGTCGAGCTGGTCCACGAGGTCATGGACCGGGTGGGGCGCCGGGTCCCGGTGATCGCCAAGATGGAAAAGCCCGAGGCGATCGAGAACCTCGAGGCGATCGTGCTGGCCTTCGACGCCATCATGGTGGCCCGCGGTGACCTGGGCGTCGAGCTGCCGCTCGAAGAGGTGCCGCTGGTGCAGAAGCGCGCCATCCAGATGGCGCGGGAGAACGCCAAGCCGGTGATCGTCGCCACCCAGATGCTGGAGTCGATGATCGAGAACTCGCGTCCCACCCGTGCGGAGGCCTCCGATGTGGCCAACGCGGTGCTCGACGGCGCCGACGCGGTGATGCTGTCCGGTGAGACGTCGGTGGGCAAGTTCGCGCTCGAAGCGGTGCGGACCATGGGCCGCATCCTGTCGGCGGTCGAGGGGAACTCCACCGAGGCGCCGCCACTGACCCACGTGCCGCGCACCAAGCGCGGCGTCATCTCCTATGCCGCCCGCGATATCGGCGAGCGGTTGGAGGCCAAGGCGCTGGTCGCGTTCACCCAGTCCGGTGACACCGTGCGCCGGTTGGCCCGGCTGCACACGCCGCTGCCGCTGCTGGCGTTCACCGCGCTACCCGAGGTGCGCAGTCAGCTGGCGTTGACCTGGGGCACCGAGACGTTCATCGTGCCGCACATCGACACCACCGACGGCATGATCCGGCAGGTCGATCAGTCGTTGCTGGACCTGGGCCGCTACAAGCGCGGTGACCTGGTGGTCATCGTCGCTGGCGCGCCGCCTGGCACAGTAGGCTCGACCAACCTGATCCACGTCCACCGGATCGGCGAGGACGACCACTAG
- a CDS encoding glutamate synthase subunit beta, with amino-acid sequence MADPNGFLRVRKLDAAKRPVDERVGDWHEVYESQDPHERAGEVSQQARRCMDCGIPFCHSGTAGCPLGNLIPEWNDLVRRGRWDAASDRLHATNNFPEFTGRLCPAPCEAACVLSIAEETTGGSVTIKRIEQSIVDHAWMTGSVEPQPPAITSGRSVAVVGSGPAGLAAAQQLTRAGHHVTVYERDNRIGGLMRYGIPEYKLEKATLNQRLSQMRAEGTRFVTECEVGVDLSIEALRAQHDAIVLAVGALKGRDNDVEGRELNGVHLAMEHLVPANKECEGDGPAELTAAGKHVVIIGGGDTGADCLGTAHRQGAISVTQLDYNPAPPEARDDERSPWPTWPLLLRTSPAHAEGGARRFEVAVQRFLGDEQGNVRAMQIAEVKVERDGLGRRVITPVGDPIELPCDLALLAIGFEGVEEMALLDGLGLRRNGRGTLSCGSDWQTEEPGVFVCGDAHRGASLIVWAIAEGRSAAQAVDAYLMGDSDLPAPVRPGALPLAVI; translated from the coding sequence GTGGCTGATCCGAACGGTTTTCTGAGGGTGCGCAAGCTGGACGCGGCCAAGCGGCCGGTCGACGAGCGGGTCGGCGACTGGCATGAGGTGTACGAGAGTCAGGATCCTCACGAGCGGGCCGGCGAGGTATCCCAGCAGGCCCGTCGCTGCATGGACTGTGGAATCCCGTTCTGCCACTCGGGAACTGCGGGTTGCCCACTGGGCAATCTGATACCGGAGTGGAACGATCTGGTGCGTCGCGGGCGGTGGGACGCAGCCAGCGACCGCCTGCACGCAACCAACAACTTCCCGGAGTTCACCGGCAGGCTCTGCCCGGCTCCGTGCGAGGCGGCCTGCGTGCTGTCGATCGCCGAGGAGACCACCGGCGGCAGCGTCACCATCAAACGGATCGAACAGTCCATCGTCGACCACGCCTGGATGACGGGTTCGGTGGAGCCGCAGCCGCCGGCCATCACGTCGGGACGCAGTGTGGCCGTGGTGGGTTCGGGCCCGGCCGGGCTGGCTGCCGCCCAGCAGCTCACCCGGGCCGGGCATCATGTCACCGTCTACGAACGTGACAACCGCATCGGCGGGCTGATGCGCTACGGCATCCCGGAGTACAAGCTGGAGAAAGCGACGCTGAACCAGCGGCTGTCCCAGATGCGGGCCGAGGGAACGCGTTTCGTCACCGAATGCGAGGTCGGCGTCGATCTTTCGATCGAGGCGCTGCGGGCCCAGCACGACGCCATCGTGCTGGCCGTCGGTGCGCTGAAGGGCAGGGACAACGACGTCGAGGGGCGCGAACTCAACGGTGTGCATCTGGCGATGGAACATCTGGTACCCGCCAACAAGGAATGCGAGGGTGACGGCCCCGCCGAGCTGACCGCCGCCGGCAAGCACGTCGTCATCATCGGTGGCGGCGACACCGGCGCAGACTGCCTGGGCACCGCGCACCGGCAGGGCGCCATCTCGGTGACCCAGCTGGACTACAACCCGGCACCGCCGGAGGCGCGCGACGACGAGCGCTCGCCGTGGCCCACCTGGCCGCTGCTGCTGCGCACCTCGCCGGCGCACGCCGAGGGCGGGGCCCGGCGCTTCGAGGTGGCCGTGCAGCGGTTCCTCGGCGACGAGCAGGGCAACGTGCGGGCCATGCAGATCGCCGAGGTCAAGGTCGAGCGGGACGGTCTCGGCCGCCGCGTGATCACCCCGGTCGGGGATCCCATCGAACTGCCGTGTGACCTGGCGCTGCTGGCCATCGGGTTCGAGGGTGTCGAGGAGATGGCGCTGCTGGATGGTCTCGGGCTGCGGCGCAACGGCCGCGGCACGCTGTCCTGCGGATCGGACTGGCAGACCGAGGAGCCCGGAGTCTTCGTGTGCGGCGACGCGCACCGGGGCGCGTCGCTGATCGTCTGGGCCATCGCCGAGGGCCGCAGCGCCGCCCAGGCGGTGGACGCCTACCTCATGGGGGACTCCGACCTGCCGGCACCCGTGCGGCCCGGTGCTCTCCCTCTGGCCGTCATCTGA